One Dietzia sp. JS16-p6b genomic window carries:
- a CDS encoding nuclear transport factor 2 family protein — translation MSNPYLDEDGMYRPLEMSEAASASPAYAAARRSWAATNAGDRDAWIAGWNPEGTIEDPVGPSMFDAEGIGHTGTERLLEFWEKAVATPDHIEFRFDRGIAAGDELLCVGTMRTHMGSSIMEIDIAVDYRVDSQGQLVNLRAFWEQDVAMASGLRPLTDDDLAAIAGAVKKDV, via the coding sequence ATGAGCAACCCCTACCTGGACGAGGACGGCATGTACCGGCCGCTCGAGATGAGCGAGGCGGCGTCGGCGAGTCCCGCCTACGCCGCCGCGCGCCGTTCGTGGGCCGCGACCAACGCCGGCGACCGCGACGCCTGGATCGCCGGATGGAACCCCGAGGGCACCATCGAGGATCCCGTGGGGCCGTCGATGTTCGACGCCGAGGGCATCGGTCACACCGGTACTGAGCGGCTCCTGGAGTTCTGGGAGAAGGCCGTGGCCACCCCGGACCACATCGAGTTCCGGTTCGACCGCGGGATCGCCGCGGGCGACGAACTCCTCTGCGTCGGCACCATGCGGACCCACATGGGCTCCAGCATCATGGAGATCGACATCGCCGTGGACTACCGCGTCGACTCCCAGGGGCAGCTCGTGAACCTCCGCGCCTTCTGGGAACAGGACGTGGCCATGGCCTCAGGACTACGACCGCTGACCGACGACGACCTCGCCGCCATCGCCGGTGCCGTCAAGAAGGACGTCTGA
- a CDS encoding thiolase domain-containing protein codes for MSAHSPGLPAAVLGTGQTHHVARRTDVSMSGLCREAIDAAMADAGVGWDEIDAVVVGKAPDLFEGVMMPELMMADALGAVGKPLLRVHTAGSVGGSTAVVAASHIQSGRYRRVLAVAWEKQSESNAMWALSLPVPFTAPVGAGAGGYFAPHVRSYIRTTGAPEHVGAMVAVKDRLNGSINPHAHLKQPDLTVDKVLQGQMLWDPIRFDETCPSSDGACAIILGDAAAAEEVESTGRRVAWVHATALRTEPGTFAGRDYANPQASRDAAAALWAEAGITDPAEEIDAAEIYVPFSWFEPMWLESLGFAAPGEGWRMTESGATARDGSLPVNPSGGVMCSNPIGASGMLRFAEAARQVMGRAEEHQIPGARKALGHAYGGGSQFFSMWVVGSERRR; via the coding sequence ATGAGCGCCCACAGCCCCGGACTGCCCGCGGCCGTTCTCGGCACCGGCCAGACCCACCACGTCGCCCGTCGCACGGACGTCTCCATGTCCGGCCTCTGCCGCGAGGCGATCGACGCCGCCATGGCAGACGCCGGGGTGGGGTGGGACGAGATCGACGCGGTGGTCGTGGGCAAGGCCCCCGACCTGTTCGAGGGCGTGATGATGCCCGAGCTCATGATGGCCGACGCGCTCGGCGCGGTGGGCAAACCGCTCCTTCGCGTCCACACCGCCGGCTCCGTCGGCGGTTCCACGGCCGTGGTGGCCGCCTCGCACATCCAGTCCGGCCGTTACCGCCGTGTCCTGGCCGTGGCGTGGGAGAAGCAGTCCGAATCCAACGCCATGTGGGCCCTGAGCCTGCCCGTGCCGTTCACCGCCCCCGTCGGCGCGGGAGCCGGCGGGTACTTCGCCCCCCACGTGCGATCCTACATCCGTACCACCGGCGCCCCGGAGCACGTCGGCGCCATGGTGGCGGTCAAGGACCGACTCAACGGGTCCATCAACCCCCACGCCCACCTCAAGCAGCCCGACCTCACCGTGGACAAGGTGCTGCAGGGGCAGATGCTGTGGGACCCCATCCGCTTCGACGAGACCTGCCCGTCCTCCGACGGCGCGTGCGCGATCATCCTCGGGGACGCCGCGGCCGCCGAGGAGGTCGAGTCCACCGGCCGCCGTGTCGCGTGGGTGCACGCCACCGCGCTGCGCACCGAGCCCGGAACCTTCGCCGGCCGCGACTACGCCAACCCGCAGGCCAGTCGGGACGCCGCGGCGGCCCTGTGGGCCGAGGCCGGGATCACCGACCCGGCCGAGGAGATCGACGCCGCCGAGATCTACGTCCCGTTCTCGTGGTTCGAGCCCATGTGGTTGGAGAGCCTCGGGTTCGCGGCTCCGGGCGAGGGCTGGCGCATGACCGAGTCCGGCGCCACCGCCCGCGACGGGTCGCTGCCCGTCAACCCCTCCGGCGGGGTGATGTGCTCCAATCCGATCGGCGCGTCCGGAATGCTGCGCTTCGCCGAGGCCGCCCGGCAGGTCATGGGCCGCGCCGAGGAGCACCAGATCCCAGGGGCGCGCAAGGCCCTCGGCCACGCCTACGGTGGCGGGTCCCAGTTCTTCTCCATGTGGGTCGTCGGATCGGAACGCAGGCGATGA